The window GCTGAACCGGGAGGACAACGGCGGTGAGGCCGGAGGCGGCACCACGAGCGAGCCCGAGACACGGACCACGCCGACGGAGACCGGCGAGAAGGACACCCCGACGCCGACTCCGAGCGAGAGTCCGACGAAGTCGACCCCGCCGCCGCAGTCCGTGCAGGTGTCGCTGGCCGGGGCGAACACGGAGTACGAGGGGGTCTGTCCGCCGCCGGAGGCCGAGGCTCCGGCCTTCACGGCCACGTTCACGGTGGGCCGGCTCCCCGCGGAGGTCAGCTATCGCTGGGTCTCGCGGGACGGCGATGTCATGGACCAGGGCTGGAAGACGCTGTCGTTCCCCGAGGGAGGCTCCCGCACCAAGCAGGACCGGGTGTTCGTGACGACGGGCGAGGAGAGCGGGAGCCTCGAGAACGAGATCAGCGTCGAGGTCCGGGACCCGGTCGAGTCGACGTCCAACTCGGTCCCGTTCTCGATCACTTGTGAGACGGAGACCCCGACGGACGGGGTCTCCCCTTCCCCTTCACCGAGCTACTGAAGGAACCGAGCTACTGAGAAGCGGAACCGATCAGGCCGCGCTGTTCAGGACCGGCAGATAGCCGCCGGACTGGCCGGGCGCGGTCGGGTGGTACGACTCGCCGATGTTGAGCCAGTTGACGCTGTGCAGCCAGGAGCTGCCGGAGCAGATCTCATGGCCGGTGAAGGTGGTGCGGACGTCGCCGAACGTGAAGGAGTACGCGGCGGCGCGACGGGCGACGGCGGCGTCCAGGTAGTCGGCCGCGTCGTTGATGGCCTTGCGCTTGGTCTCCGACAGGCCGAGGCACGACTGGCCGAGCTTGTAGAAGCGCGGGTAGCCGAGCACGACGACATGGGCGTTGGGCGCCTTGGCGCGGATCGCCGAGTAGACGTTGTTGAGCTGGCCGGGCAGCGTCGAGTCGACGTACGCCTTGGCGGTGTTGATGCGCGAGATGCAGGAGCTGTCGGACTGGAGCACACAGGTCGTCATGACGTCGGCGAACCCGGCGTCGTTGCCGCCGACGCTGATGGAGACCAGGGCGGTACTGGAGTTGAGCGGGCCCATCTGGTTGGCCAGAACATCACCCGTTCGGGCGCCCGAGCAGGCGGTGAAGGCGAACGACGAGGGTGAGTTGGCGGCCGCCCAGAGGTACGGGTGGGCCTTCGTGCTGCGCTTGCAGTCGCCGCTGGAGCTGATGTAGCTCCCGGCGCCGACGCCTGATGCGTAGGAGTCACCGAGCGCCACATAGGGGCCGGTGGCGGCCTGGGCCGAGCCGGCGCCGGTGAGCACGGCGCCGGCGGCGAGGAGGAGCGAGCTGACGTAAACGGCAATTCGGGAACGTCTCATGGAACCTCCCTTTAGCAGGATCTCTGCCACAACTGTGGTAGCAACTACGCGTGTTGACGGGAAGTGTTCATGCCAAAACTTTCCGGGTCGTTCCACCCTCCTTCCTGTGCGTTCACCATGCGTTCGATTACGTGCTCATGACAGATTTGTTGACAGCCCGTCAACTCCCTTGTTCTACGCCCGTAGAGCACCCACTCTTGATCCAGCCCGGAACGGGAACGCGACGCTCCGCGGCCGTGCGCGCGATCACGTGCGCACCCCCCACAGACGCGTGCCCACCCATGCGCGCGTCGCCAATGAGGAGGACTCCCTCGAATGGCACAACTGCGTAGCAAGAGAACCCGGTTCGCCGCCCTCACCGGTCTGGCGACCGCCGCCCTGCTGGGCGGGCTCACCGCACTCCCCGCCGAAGCGGCACCCGCACAGGGCAAGGTGCTCGCGGCAGGCTCCCCCACCGCGGTCAAGGGCAGCTACATCGTCACGCTGAAGGAGAGCGCCGGGCTCAAGGCGTCCTCGACGGCGGGCAAGGACCTGATCAAGGAGTACGGCGGCACCGTCAAGAAGACCTTCAGCACCGCACTGAACGGCTACACCGCGACCCTCTCCGCGACCGAGGCCGCCCGCCTCGCCGCCGACCCCGCGGTCGCCGTCGTGGAGCAGAACCAGCGGGTCCAGGCGACCGCCACGCAGTCCAGCGCCCCCTGGGGCCTCGACCGGATCGACCAGGCCGCGCTTCCGCTCTCCGGCACCTACACCTACCCGGACACCGCGG of the Streptomyces sp. NBC_00287 genome contains:
- a CDS encoding SGNH/GDSL hydrolase family protein, with the translated sequence MRRSRIAVYVSSLLLAAGAVLTGAGSAQAATGPYVALGDSYASGVGAGSYISSSGDCKRSTKAHPYLWAAANSPSSFAFTACSGARTGDVLANQMGPLNSSTALVSISVGGNDAGFADVMTTCVLQSDSSCISRINTAKAYVDSTLPGQLNNVYSAIRAKAPNAHVVVLGYPRFYKLGQSCLGLSETKRKAINDAADYLDAAVARRAAAYSFTFGDVRTTFTGHEICSGSSWLHSVNWLNIGESYHPTAPGQSGGYLPVLNSAA